Proteins found in one Bordetella genomosp. 9 genomic segment:
- a CDS encoding glycoside hydrolase family 108 protein — MNFDIACDRLLDAEGGYVNDPNDPGGETKFGISKRSYPNVDIKNLTRDQAKSIYLRDFWNRINADKLPDGVAFQAFDFAVNSGIETAVRKLQRALGVADDGHWGPISQAAADAMSESDQIMLLNAERLDFMRRLSTWKSFGAGWAGRIANNLRYGAQDS; from the coding sequence ATGAACTTCGATATCGCATGCGACCGTCTGCTGGACGCCGAAGGCGGCTATGTCAACGACCCGAACGACCCGGGCGGCGAAACGAAATTCGGGATCAGCAAGCGTTCTTACCCGAACGTCGACATCAAGAACCTGACCCGCGACCAGGCCAAGTCGATATACCTGCGCGACTTCTGGAATCGGATCAACGCTGACAAGCTGCCTGACGGCGTGGCTTTCCAGGCGTTCGACTTCGCCGTCAACAGTGGCATCGAGACGGCGGTGCGCAAGCTGCAGCGCGCCCTGGGCGTGGCCGATGATGGGCATTGGGGGCCGATCAGCCAGGCCGCCGCGGACGCCATGTCGGAGTCCGACCAGATCATGCTGCTGAACGCCGAACGGCTGGACTTCATGCGCAGGCTTTCGACGTGGAAATCGTTCGGCGCGGGCTGGGCCGGCCGCATCGCCAATAATTTGCGCTACGGCGCACAGGACTCGTGA